One window from the genome of Papilio machaon chromosome 6, ilPapMach1.1, whole genome shotgun sequence encodes:
- the LOC106716670 gene encoding mpv17-like protein 2, giving the protein MKSFFHRGINILFKKNLLLTNSITSGAFMGIGDIIQQEIEYQSKVLPRRYDWPRTARMFIVGTIMGPMHHYYYIYLDKVLPYADVKTVVKKIACDQLFASPATLLCFFYGMGTLEKKTLEQSTLEVKQKFVYVYMGDCLFWPPVQFLNFYYLPTHYRVFYINLATMLFNIFLSFIKHYDQKKV; this is encoded by the exons atgAAGTCTTTTTTTCATCGCggaataaacatattattcaaAAAGAATCTACTATTAACAAACAGTATTACTTCTGGGGCGTTCATGGGTATTGGAGATATCATCCAACAGGAAATTGAATACCAATCAAAGGTTCTCCCAAGACGTTATGACTGGCCAAGAACAG cAAGAATGTTCATTGTTGGAACAATAATGGGACCAATGCACcactattattacatttatttagacAAGGTGCTTCCATATGCTGATGTTAAGacagttgtaaaaaaaatagcatgtGACCAGTTATTTGCTTCTCCGGCGACACTTCTATGCTTCTTTTATGGAATGGGTACAttagaaaagaaaactttgGAGCAGAGTACACttgaagtaaaacaaaaatttgtttatgtttacaTG GGCGACTGTTTATTTTGGCCTCCAGTGCAATTcctaaacttttattatttaccaaCACACTACAGGGTTTTCTACATCAATTTGGCGACAATgctatttaacatatttttatccttTATTAAGCATTATGAtcaaaaaaaagtgtaa